Genomic segment of Acidimicrobiia bacterium:
AGGGCATTCATCGCCGATGTCCCGACGGCGTATCCAAGTCCGATGATCCCGCTCGCGGCCATCACCGGCCAGATCCCCGGCAGTCCATCGATGCCGGTGAGACCGATCCAGATCGCAAGGCCGACGGCGCCGGCCGCCGAGATCGCCTGGGCGATGATCAGCAGCTTCCGGCGGTCGAACCGGTCCGACAGTGCCCCCGACCATGGCGACAGGACGAGTGTCGCGAGGAATTGGAGAACGCTCACCAACCCCACAAGGGTGTTCGAGTTGGTGATCTCGTAGACAACGATCCCCGCGGCGACATTCTGGAACCAGTTGCCGGTGTTGGAGACAAAGTTGCCCGCGAGGTACGGCCCGAATCGGCGGTCCTTGAGCGCGTGGAAGCTGCCGCGGGTCGCGCTCATGCCCCTGCACCACATCGAACGCAACCGGGGCACCGTTGCGGCGTCGCGGCGTGGCCGGCGCCGTTTCGGGGCACGACGGCACGGATCTGGCCCGGCTCAGGGAGGACACTCGACACCGCGGCCTACGATACTGCCGCCGCGGCGAGCCAGAGGCCCCGTTTGCGCCCCGCCCCATTGCACTCGCGCACCGCCGCCGCCGGGTGGTCGACCGTGATGTAATCGATATGCTAGGGTCGAACACATGTTCGATACTGAGACCGTTGCCAAGTACCTTGAGGACCTGAATCCCGACCAGCGTCGGGCGGTTGCCCATGGAGGCGGTCCGCTGCTCATCGTTGCCGGTGCGGGCACCGGCAAGACCCGGACATTGGCAGCGCGTGTTGCCCGGCTCATCGACGACGGCGTCAGCCCCGAGCGGATCCTGCTGCTGACCTTCACCCGACGGGCCGCGTCCGAGATGCTCCGACGCGCCGGATCGCTCATCGAAGGCCGGTCCGCAGGCAAGGTATGGGGAGGGACCTTCCATTCGGTCGCCAACCGCCTCTTGCGTCGGTACCCGAACGCGTGCGGGCTCTCGGACGGTTTCACGGTGCTCGACCGAGCCGACACGGAGTCCCTGTTCGGCATCGTACGCAGTGAGCACGGTTTCGGAACCACCAAGACGCGCTTCCCGCGCAAGGAGACGATCGCATCGATCTACGCACGCGTGGTGAGTTCCCGGATCCCTCTCGCCGACACGGTCGAGGAACGGTTCCCGTGGTGCCGCGAGCATGTGGACGACATCGCCACCTTGTTCAAGGACTACACGGTGCGCAAGCGGGAACACAACACCCTCGACTATGACGATCTCCTGCTCTACTGGCAGGCCCTTATGGATTCCGATGCGGGCGCCACGGTTCGCGCGCTCTTCGACCATGTGCTTGTCGACGAGTACCAGGACACGAACCGGGCCCAAGCAGATCTGCTGATGAGCCTGTGCGGTCCCGGTGGGAACCTCACGGTCGTTGGCGACGACGCCCAGTCGATCTACTCGTTTCGTGCAGCCGATGTCGACAACATCCTGTCGTTCGCGGACCAATACGAAGGTTGCACCGTGGTCACGCTTGAGCGCAACTACCGGTCGACTCCCCAGATCCTTGCATCCTCCAACGCGGTGATCGCCGCGTCTCCCGTGGCGTTCGACAAGGTGCTGTGGACGCAACGCAGCGATGGTCCCATGCCAGAGCTCGTGACCTGCTTCGATGAGCCAGCGCAGGCCGACTGGGTTTGTGACCGTGTCCTGTCCATGCGCGAACAGGGAATCGACCTGCGCGATCAAGCGGTGTTGTTCCGCACCGGTCACCACAGCAGCGGTCTCGAGATCGAGCTCTCGCGCCGGAACATCCCTTTCGTCAAGTTCGGGGGGCTCAAGTTCCTGGAAGCGTCCCATGTCAAGGACCTGCTGTCCCTGTTGCGGATTCTCGACAACCCGAAGGACGCACTCGCGTGGAATCGTGTCCTTCTGATGCTGCCGGGCGTCGGGCCAGCGACCGCAGCCAAGATCATGGACCATCTCGTCGAGGTCGGTGCCGCTGGCGATCTCGATGCCCTCGAGGCCTTCCTTCGCTACGACCTTCCGGTCGGAAACGAGACGCGAGAGGTGCTTGGGCTGCTCCGGGATGTGCTGTCCGATGCAATGGGGACCGGAGGCGGCGAACCGCCGCCGTCGGTCCAGATCGACCGACTCAGGGACTTCTGTGAAGCGGTCTTCGATCGCTGCTACGACGACGCTGCCGCACGGCTCGGCGACATCGAGCACCTTGCGTCGCTCGCAGCCGACTATCCGTCACGAAGCCGGTTCCTCACCGAGATCGCACTCGACCCGCCGAACAGCACGACCGACCTCGCGGACGCGCCACACCTCGACGACGACTACCTCATCTTGTCGACCATCCACTCGGCGAAAGGCGGCGAGTGGCGCTCGGTGACCGTGATTCATGCTGCGGACGGGAACATCCCTTCGGACATGGCGCTGTCTGAGCCTGGCGGCCTCGAAGAGGAACGCCGGCTCCTCTATGTGGCGCTCACGCGTGCAAAGGACCATCTCGCCGTCACCGTGCCCCAACGGTTCTACCACAATCGACACGGATCCAACGCTGCACACTCGTATGCTCTGCCGAGCCGTTTCCTCGACCCCGCAGTCGACACATTCGTGGCGTCCGCGCACGGGACACCTTGCGATGACGACACGGCTCCGGGTCTCGTCGGCGGAGCGGATCGGGTTGGTGAGGTACTCGACCGCCTCTGGGGCTGACGCTTCGCGTCGACGGACCAAACCAGCCCGGGGGATCGCATCTTCTTCAGGCGTCCGAATCGTCGTCGGGTGTTTCGGACCGTCCGATCGGAAGATGGAGCTTGGCCTTCCGTTCGGCCTTCTTGCGGTCCTTTGCCTCCCGGATGGCTCTCATTCGCGCCTCGTATTCGTCCGGCGATTCGATCATCTCGTTCTCGACGAGTTCGTAGTCGTCGGCATAGGTCTGGACGAGGGCAGTAATCGTTGCAGCCACGGGGAGCGCGAGGAGGGCCCCGGTGGCGCCGAGGAGCGACGCCCCAACGATTGCCGATCCGAACGCAACCGCGGGGTGCAGATCCATCGTGTTGGCGGTGATCTTGGGCGACAGCAGGTAGTTCTCGATCTGCTGGTACACGGTAACGGCCACGAGGACCCAGATGGCGGCAGCCGGATCCTCGAGCAGTGCGATGAGGAAAGGGACGACTCCAGCGAGGTAGGTCCCGACGCTCGGCACGAACTGGCTGACCAGACCGACCCAGAGCGCCAATGCAAGGGCGTAGGGGAGACCGAGTATCAGGAAGACCACATAGTGGAATGCGGCGGATGCGGCTGCGAGCAGGAGCCGGCTGTAGATGTAGCCACCGACCTTCTGAACCGTGATAGACAAGAAGGTGTCGACATGGAGCTGGACGCTCGGTCGCAGGTTGTGCAGGAGCGCCTTCCTGAGGCGTGGGAAGTCGGCGAGGATGTAGAACACGAACAGGGCAATCGTCAACGCCCTGAAGACCATCCCGAGGACCGACGAGGTGAAGCCGAGCACCCCGGACAACAGGGTCTCGGCCGCTTCCTTCGCAACGGTCTGGTAGCCACCCAGTTCCTCGATGAGGGTATCGACGGACCAGGTGGTATCGAAGCTCGCGTTGACCCAGTCGATCGTCTGTTGCACATAGCCGGGCAGGGAGTCGATCAACTCGAGGATCTGGTCGACGACGAGCTGCGCGATGGCCAAGGCGAAGACGCCGGCCATCAGGGCCCCCACGACCATGACGACGCCCGTCGCGACACCCCGCTTCCATCCCCGGCCCGAGAGACGATCGACCGCGGGAAGCATGGCGAACGCGACGAAGAACGACACGATCATCGTCATCACGAAGTCGGTGATGCTCGTGAACATCCAGTGGGCCCCGAAGGCGACGGCCATCACGACGAGGGTGCTGATGATGAGGCGAGGGATCCAGATCCGGTACCAGGACCGCTGCATCTGGGCGATCTCTGCCGGTGATTGCTTGGTGGTCACGAACGGTTCCCTCGACGATCCGAGGCATTATGCCACCGAGATGGCCGGATTGGCGGTCCGGACCCACCAATGCCCATCAGATGCTGGTGACGATCACCCCTCAGCCGCCTGCTGCCAGCCAGCCTGCCGCGGCCTCGAGGGCACGACGCGAGGCGGGCTCCCACGGTGCAAGAGCCGGCCAGACATGGATCATCTCCGGCTCGATGACCAGCGTCGAGTCAACGCCGTCGCGCTGGGCGTGTGCATGGAGCTGCACCGAGTCCTCGAGGAGCATCTCTGCACCTCCGGCGAAGATCAGCATGCGTGGGAGCGAGTGCAGGTCGGCGTGGATCGGTGAAACAAGCGGGTCGCGAAGCTGCTCCGCGGACGCGTAGTAGCGGTTGGGACCGCTGAGCTCGTCGATCGGGAGGTAGTCGGTGTCGGCATTGGTGACAATCGTGTGGCCGCGGTGCTCAAGGTCGGTGTACGGCGAGAAGAGGATCGAACCGCACGGAAGCGGCTCGCCACCGTCTCGGAGGGACATGAGCAGTGCAACGGCGAGCCCTCCACCGGCCGAGTCGCCTGCCACGATGACATCGGCGGGGTCCGTTCCCGCCTCAAGCAGCGCTCGATACTCATCACGGGCGTCGTCGAGCGCTGCGGGGAACGGATGCCTTGGAGCGAGTCGGTATCGCGGGGCGTACGCCGTGGTGCGGGTCGCGTGCACGAGGCGGGCGAGGTGCTGTCGATGGGTGCCGGGGTTCCCGAAGACATACCCGCCACCGTGGAAGTACAGGATCGTCGCCGCGTCCGGTGTCGTGTCGACCCGGACATATCGATCGACATCACGCCCTGCGAGGGTTCGTCGCCTGACGCGAACCTTGTTGCGGAGTGCCCACGGGACAGGGGCGCGGACACGGAGGCCGAACTGGTTGATCAGGCGATCATCGGGAACGGTCGCGGCGTAGTCGATCGCTGCACGCGCAACGGCAGCCACGATGTCGGTTCGCCACATCCACGACGGCAGCGTCGGACCCAGCAGCAGACGCCGGATGACCCGCCGCACGACCGCGACACTGACTCGGAACCACAGGTGGATGACACGGAGGAGCGACCTCACGGCCGACGACTAGTCCCGTACCTTCGCGATGAGTCGAAGGATCTCGATGTAGAGCCACACGATCGTCACCATCAAGGCGAACGCGCCGAACCATTCCATGACCCGCGGCGCCCGAGCGGTGACGGCTCGCTCGATCAGGTCGAAGTCCAGCATCAGGTTGAAGGCCGCGATGCCGACCACGAGGATGCTGAACAGGATCCCGAACGGGCCGCTGTCCCACACGAACGGCATCGTGACGCCGAACAGCGCAAGCACGATGCTCACAAGGTAGAAGAGCGCGATACCTGCCGTGGCGCCGATGATCACGCCACGCATGCGGCTGGTGACGCGGATCGTGCGGGTCACGAACAGCACCAGCATCACCATGAACACGCTCGCCGCTGCGAGAAGCGCCTGGATGATGATGCCCTCGAACTCGGCTTCGTAGATATGGCTGATGGCGCCGACGACGACACCTTGCGCTACGGCGTACAGAGGACCGGTGACGATGGCGAGCTGCGGTCGGAACGAGGTCACGATGGCGAGGATCACCGCTCCGATCAGGACCAGCCACCACCAGCCGGGGATGGCGATCGTCGCGGCGTCAGGGTCGACGAGGGTCCAACCCCACGCCCCGGCGCCGAGGACGAGCGCGAGCAGGAAGGCCGTCTTGATGGCAGTCCCGGCGAGGGTCATGGGGACCTCGGCACCCATGGTGACCGGTGTCGTGGCCGTCGAGAGGGTCTGATCCGCGGCAGCGTTCGCGGCCGGGAGGGCACCGAACTGCTTCTGGAGTGTGGGGTTCGCCATGGTCCTCCGAGCGGTAGGAGTGTGAGCTGACAACACCGGAGGATACCGTTGGGGCACCCGAAGAAACGGTGCCTTGGTGGGGCAGATCGGTCTAGCCTTCGCGCATATGCCTCACAACGGTGCAACGGAGGACGCAGGGTCGCCAATGCTCGACCTTCTGATCGCAGCGATCCCTTCTGACGAATCCCCCGAATGGGCGAAGATGTTCTCGGCTTTCGCAGCTGCGTATGTGCGGCGAATCCCCGAAGCCGACCTTCCGGACCTTCCCCCTGACCAGCTGTATGCCGAGATCGCGGACCTGCTCAGGTTCGTTGACAGCAGGGGATCGAGGCCCCACGCAGTGCGCGTGTTCAACCCGACGGTCGACACTTCGGGGTACGAAACGGTCGGGACCGTCATCGAAGTGGTTGTCGACGACATGCCGTTCCTCGTCGATTCGGTGGCCAATGTGGTGGCGGTGAAAGGTGCTGGCATCGAGCGACATCTGCACCCGCTTATCGGCACGATCCGGGACGAGGACGGTTCGCTCGTGGACATCGCCCCGGCACGGACTGCCGACCGAACCGAGAGCGTCCAGTACTTCGAACTGGATCAGGCCCTTGACGACGACCAGCGCGAAGTCCTTGCCGCGGCCATCGACGAGGTTCTCGGCGATGTGGCCCTTGCCGTGCGGGACTTCGGTGCAATGCGCGACGCGGTCGGCGAGATGATGGCAATTGCAAAGAAGGGCATCTCCAGGTACGGCTACGAGGAGATCGACGAGACGGTTGAGTTCCTCGAATGGCTGCTCGACGACAACTTCGTGTTCCTCGGATACAAGGTGTACGACATCAGCGAGAACGGCGATCTCCGCATCCAATCACGGGCCGGCAGCGGCCTTGGCGTGCTGTCGAAACCGGGACGGGCTGTGACACCGATCGCCTTGTCGGACCTTCCGAACTATGTCACCGACCGCTACTTCGGGGGCAATCTCGTCGTCATCACCAAGACCAATCGCCATTCGACCGTGCACCGCGACGCGCGGATGGACTACATCGGGATACGCGAGACGAACGATGAGGGGCGCACGACGACCGAATACCGCCTGATCGGCCTGTTCACATCGAAGGCCTACATGGCGACGCCGAGCGACATCCCCGTGCTTCGAAGGAAGCTTGCTCGCATCCTCGACGAGCAAGACATGATCGAGGGGAGCCACGATTACAAGGTGCTCGTCCAGCTCTTCGAGAGCTTCCCCAAGGACGACCTCTTTGCGATGTCGGTGGAGGACCTCAACGACACCCTCAGCCACCTCGTCGATGCCGAGGAGTCCGAGCATGTCCGGATGTTCGTTCGAAGGGACGCGCTGAAGCGCTCGGTGAGTGTCCTCGTCACCGTCCCGAGGGACCGCTTCAACGCCGCGTTGCGCCAGCAACTCCAGCAGCTGTTCAAAGCGGCCTTTCACGGCAAGACGATCGACTATCGCCTCTCGCTCGGCGAGTCGGGTGATGCGCGAATCCATTTCTCGGTGTGGACCGAAGGCGGAGCGCCGATCGATGTCGATCTCGCGAGCCTCGAAGCGCAGGTCATCGCGCTCGCCCGGAACTGGGAGGACCGGATTGTCGATGCGCTCGCCGCGGTCGTCGGCGAGTCCGAAGCCAATCGTCTCGCGACCCGATGGACATCATCGTTCCCCGACTACTACAAGACATCGACCGCGCTCGACCTGTCGGTGGGCGACATCGTGTGTCTCGACCGGCTTGAGCAATCCGGTGCCGACCTCGTCGTCGGGCTCCAGAACGAGGCAATGGGAGGCAAGGGGCCGTCCGAATCGGAGCCGCTGACAAGGATCACGGTCTATCGCTCGACGGGGAATCTCCACCTGTCCGCGATGATGCCGCTGCTCGAACACCTCGGTGTGGTGGTCGTCGAGGAGGTTCCCACAAGGCTCAAGGGGGAGGACGACACCTTCATCCACGACTTCGGCGTCGTTGCACCCGGCGGTGCCCAACTCGATGTTGACGCGATCCGTGATCGTGTGTCCGCCGCGATCGAAGCGGTGCTTTCCGGAACTGCCGAATCTGATTCGCTGCATCGCCTCCTTGTGACAAGTGGGCTCGACCATGCCCAGCTCTCGATCATCCGCGCCTACCGCAACTACTGGCGTCTCGTGACACCGGCATTCTCGGTCGGCTACATGGATGACGCCTTCGCCGCCCATCCCGACATTGCTGAGGCCCTCATCGAGCTCTTCGATGCCAGATTCGGCAAGTCACCGGACGCCGATGCCGAACGCGAGATCACCAAAGGGATCCGCAAGGGACTCGACGGTGTGGCGTCACTCGACGAGGACCGCATCCTGCGCGGCTTCCTCGGTCTGGTCCTCGCGACGCAGCGCACCAACATGCATGTGAAGGATCGGCAATCGCTTGCGCTCAAGTTCAGCTCCGAGCAGGTTCCCGAGATGCCGAGCCCGAAACCGCTGTATGAGATCTATGTGTCGGCGCCGGAGGTTGAGGCCGTCCACCTGCGGGGTGGCGCCGTTGCTCGCGGCGGTATCCGGTGGTCTGACCGGCGGGAGGACTACCGAACCGAGGTGCTGGGCCTCATGAAGGCCCAGAACACGAAGAATGTTGTCATCGTCCCGACCGGCGCCAAGGGAGGGTTCGTGATTCGCCGCTCCACGGGCGCCCGACCGAGCTTCGACGAGGTCAAGGAGGGATATCGCATCTTCATCCGGGGCTTGCTCGATCTCACCGACAACCGGGTCGGGAGCGCCATCGTTCCACCCCCTGATGTGGTCCGCCACGACGGCGACGACCCGTATCTCGTCGTCGCCGCCGACAAGGGAACGGCGACCTTCTCGGACATGGCGAACGAGCTCGCCGCTGATTACGGATTCTGGCTCGACGACGCCTTCGCATCCGGTGGGTCGGCCGGATACGACCACAAGGCGCTCGGGATCACCGCTCGCGGGGCATGGGAATCGGTCCGACGGCACTTCTACGACCTCGGCGTCGACATTGCCACAGACGAGATCACGGTAGTGGGCATCGGTGACATGTCTGGGGATGTCTTCGGCAACGGGATGCTGCTGTCGAAGCACCTCAAGCTGGTCGCTGCTTTCGACCATCGGCACATCTTCCTCGACCCCGAACCGGACCCAGCCGTGGCCTGGGACGAGCGCAAGCGGATCTCGCAGATCCCCCGTTCGTCATGGGCGGACTACAACCCGGACCTGATCTCGACCGGGGGAGGCGTGTTCGAACGCACCGACAAGAGCATCGAGCTGACGCCAGAGATGCGAGCAGCCCTCGACACGACGGCCGAGTCGGTGAGCCCGAACGACCTCATCCGCGCCGTTCTCAAGGCACCGGTCGATTTGTTGTGGAACGGCGGGATCGGCACCTACATCAAGGCCCGATCGGAGTCATCCGAACAGGTCCAGGACCGGTCGAACGATGCGGTCCGCATCAACGGCCGTGATGTCAGGGCCCGGGTGATCGGTGAGGGGGGCAACCTTGGGGTCACCCAGCTCGGCCGTGTCGAATATGACCGCAACGGGGGACAGGTGTTTGCCGACTTCATCGACAACTCCGGAGGTGTCCACGCGTCCGACCGCGAAGTGAACCTCAAGATTCTGCTTCGCATCGCAGAGGAAGGGGGGCTGATCGACCGCGCCGAGCGCGACGACATCATCGAGAGCGTCTCGGGCGATGTCGTTGCCGCGATCCTGTACGACAACTTCCTCCAGGCCCAGATCCTCTCCCAGGAATCCGCCGTGTCGACCCGCACCATCGAGCAGTACGGCGACCTCATGGATCGCCTCGAGCGTGAAGGCATCCTCGACCGGGACATCGAGTTCTTGCCGACCACCGACGAGATGGCCCAGCGGGGAAGGGACGGTGCGGGCATGGCACGCCCCGAGCTCGCCGTGCTCCTTGCCTACGCCAAACGGCACCTCACCGCCTTGCTCGTCGACTCGGATCTCCCGGACGATCCGCACTTCGAGGCCGACCTGATGGCGTACTTCCCGCCAACGGTCTCGGAGCGTTTTGCGGACCAGATCAAGGTGCATCCGCTTCGTCGTGAACTGATATCGACCATCGTTGCCAATCAGGTGCTCAACGCGCTCGGCTCGACCTTCTACTCTCGGATGCGCACCCTCACCGGCGACCCTGCCGCACGGATCGTGCGGGCGTTCCGAGCTGCGAGGGCCATCACCGGCGCGTCGGAACGCTGGCTCGCCATCGAGGGTCTCGCCGGCAAGGTCGATCCGGATGTGTACCGGGAACTCCTCCAGGATGTCGATCGTCTCGTGTCGATCATCACCCGGTGGTATCTCAACCAGCCGGTGAGCCCGACTTCGATCGATGATGAGATCGCGCTGTCGAAGGACCAGTTCGCCGCGCTCGCGAAGGGAATGCCGACCCTCGACCCTCCCGAGTGGCGCGAGCCATACGAGGCGATGGCAAGCGAGATGATCGCCCGCGGCGTTCCGGAACCGATTGCGCTCGCCCACGGTTTCCAGCGAGCCCTGCGTCGAGCCCCTGACATCATCGACCTCGCCCTACGCCACGGCCGTGATGCTATGGAGATCGCGGGCATCTACACCCAGGTCAGCCACGAATTCCGCGTGGACTGGATCGAGCGCAAGATCCGTGACCTTCCCGGTTCGACGACCTTCGAGCGTCTCGCAGCCGAATCGCTGCTAGACGATCTCCAGCACATGCGTCGATCGGTTGTCGCCTTCATCCTCGACGAATCCGGCGGTTCGCTCGAAGCTCACTTCGAGCGGTTCCCGCAGATGATTCCGCGGCGGGACCGCCTCTTCTCCTGGCTTGAGCGCGACGGCATCAACGATGTCTCGGCGGGCCTGATCGCGATTCGCCGCCTGACCCAGATCGCCATGGGGCGCTGATCGGCGGAGCCTTCTCACACCGATGACGACCCAGCGCCGGCTGACCAACGACCGTTTGTTAGGCTAGGCGTCGAGGAGGTCACCACATGGGATCCGACCAGCGAGAAGCGTTCGACAGCACGATCGCTGCCGACGACAAGATCGAACCACGCGATTGGATGCCAGACGCCTACCGATCGATGCTCGTGCGCCAAATCGCACAGCATGCGCATTCGGAGGTGATCGGGATGCAACCGGAGGGCAACTGGATCACGAGGGCCCCGACGCTGCTGCGCAAGGCCATCCTCATCGCGAAGGTCCAGGACGAAGCCGGCCACGGCCTCTATCTCTACTCGGCCGCCGAGACCCTCGGCGTGTCCCGCGACGAGCTTCAGGAAAAGCTCCATTCGGGCCGCCACAAGTACTCGTCGATCTTCAACTACCCGACCCTGTCGTGGGCCGACATCGGCGCAATCGGTTGGCTCGTCGATGGGGCGGCGATCGTGAACCAGATCATGCTCCAAGGCACATCGTATGGTCCCTACGCGAGAGCCATGGTGCGCATCTGCAAGGAAGAGAGCTTC
This window contains:
- a CDS encoding ATP-dependent helicase yields the protein MFDTETVAKYLEDLNPDQRRAVAHGGGPLLIVAGAGTGKTRTLAARVARLIDDGVSPERILLLTFTRRAASEMLRRAGSLIEGRSAGKVWGGTFHSVANRLLRRYPNACGLSDGFTVLDRADTESLFGIVRSEHGFGTTKTRFPRKETIASIYARVVSSRIPLADTVEERFPWCREHVDDIATLFKDYTVRKREHNTLDYDDLLLYWQALMDSDAGATVRALFDHVLVDEYQDTNRAQADLLMSLCGPGGNLTVVGDDAQSIYSFRAADVDNILSFADQYEGCTVVTLERNYRSTPQILASSNAVIAASPVAFDKVLWTQRSDGPMPELVTCFDEPAQADWVCDRVLSMREQGIDLRDQAVLFRTGHHSSGLEIELSRRNIPFVKFGGLKFLEASHVKDLLSLLRILDNPKDALAWNRVLLMLPGVGPATAAKIMDHLVEVGAAGDLDALEAFLRYDLPVGNETREVLGLLRDVLSDAMGTGGGEPPPSVQIDRLRDFCEAVFDRCYDDAAARLGDIEHLASLAADYPSRSRFLTEIALDPPNSTTDLADAPHLDDDYLILSTIHSAKGGEWRSVTVIHAADGNIPSDMALSEPGGLEEERRLLYVALTRAKDHLAVTVPQRFYHNRHGSNAAHSYALPSRFLDPAVDTFVASAHGTPCDDDTAPGLVGGADRVGEVLDRLWG
- a CDS encoding AI-2E family transporter; its protein translation is MTTKQSPAEIAQMQRSWYRIWIPRLIISTLVVMAVAFGAHWMFTSITDFVMTMIVSFFVAFAMLPAVDRLSGRGWKRGVATGVVMVVGALMAGVFALAIAQLVVDQILELIDSLPGYVQQTIDWVNASFDTTWSVDTLIEELGGYQTVAKEAAETLLSGVLGFTSSVLGMVFRALTIALFVFYILADFPRLRKALLHNLRPSVQLHVDTFLSITVQKVGGYIYSRLLLAAASAAFHYVVFLILGLPYALALALWVGLVSQFVPSVGTYLAGVVPFLIALLEDPAAAIWVLVAVTVYQQIENYLLSPKITANTMDLHPAVAFGSAIVGASLLGATGALLALPVAATITALVQTYADDYELVENEMIESPDEYEARMRAIREAKDRKKAERKAKLHLPIGRSETPDDDSDA
- a CDS encoding alpha/beta hydrolase; this translates as MRSLLRVIHLWFRVSVAVVRRVIRRLLLGPTLPSWMWRTDIVAAVARAAIDYAATVPDDRLINQFGLRVRAPVPWALRNKVRVRRRTLAGRDVDRYVRVDTTPDAATILYFHGGGYVFGNPGTHRQHLARLVHATRTTAYAPRYRLAPRHPFPAALDDARDEYRALLEAGTDPADVIVAGDSAGGGLAVALLMSLRDGGEPLPCGSILFSPYTDLEHRGHTIVTNADTDYLPIDELSGPNRYYASAEQLRDPLVSPIHADLHSLPRMLIFAGGAEMLLEDSVQLHAHAQRDGVDSTLVIEPEMIHVWPALAPWEPASRRALEAAAGWLAAGG
- a CDS encoding Bax inhibitor-1/YccA family protein gives rise to the protein MANPTLQKQFGALPAANAAADQTLSTATTPVTMGAEVPMTLAGTAIKTAFLLALVLGAGAWGWTLVDPDAATIAIPGWWWLVLIGAVILAIVTSFRPQLAIVTGPLYAVAQGVVVGAISHIYEAEFEGIIIQALLAAASVFMVMLVLFVTRTIRVTSRMRGVIIGATAGIALFYLVSIVLALFGVTMPFVWDSGPFGILFSILVVGIAAFNLMLDFDLIERAVTARAPRVMEWFGAFALMVTIVWLYIEILRLIAKVRD
- a CDS encoding NAD-glutamate dehydrogenase — its product is MPHNGATEDAGSPMLDLLIAAIPSDESPEWAKMFSAFAAAYVRRIPEADLPDLPPDQLYAEIADLLRFVDSRGSRPHAVRVFNPTVDTSGYETVGTVIEVVVDDMPFLVDSVANVVAVKGAGIERHLHPLIGTIRDEDGSLVDIAPARTADRTESVQYFELDQALDDDQREVLAAAIDEVLGDVALAVRDFGAMRDAVGEMMAIAKKGISRYGYEEIDETVEFLEWLLDDNFVFLGYKVYDISENGDLRIQSRAGSGLGVLSKPGRAVTPIALSDLPNYVTDRYFGGNLVVITKTNRHSTVHRDARMDYIGIRETNDEGRTTTEYRLIGLFTSKAYMATPSDIPVLRRKLARILDEQDMIEGSHDYKVLVQLFESFPKDDLFAMSVEDLNDTLSHLVDAEESEHVRMFVRRDALKRSVSVLVTVPRDRFNAALRQQLQQLFKAAFHGKTIDYRLSLGESGDARIHFSVWTEGGAPIDVDLASLEAQVIALARNWEDRIVDALAAVVGESEANRLATRWTSSFPDYYKTSTALDLSVGDIVCLDRLEQSGADLVVGLQNEAMGGKGPSESEPLTRITVYRSTGNLHLSAMMPLLEHLGVVVVEEVPTRLKGEDDTFIHDFGVVAPGGAQLDVDAIRDRVSAAIEAVLSGTAESDSLHRLLVTSGLDHAQLSIIRAYRNYWRLVTPAFSVGYMDDAFAAHPDIAEALIELFDARFGKSPDADAEREITKGIRKGLDGVASLDEDRILRGFLGLVLATQRTNMHVKDRQSLALKFSSEQVPEMPSPKPLYEIYVSAPEVEAVHLRGGAVARGGIRWSDRREDYRTEVLGLMKAQNTKNVVIVPTGAKGGFVIRRSTGARPSFDEVKEGYRIFIRGLLDLTDNRVGSAIVPPPDVVRHDGDDPYLVVAADKGTATFSDMANELAADYGFWLDDAFASGGSAGYDHKALGITARGAWESVRRHFYDLGVDIATDEITVVGIGDMSGDVFGNGMLLSKHLKLVAAFDHRHIFLDPEPDPAVAWDERKRISQIPRSSWADYNPDLISTGGGVFERTDKSIELTPEMRAALDTTAESVSPNDLIRAVLKAPVDLLWNGGIGTYIKARSESSEQVQDRSNDAVRINGRDVRARVIGEGGNLGVTQLGRVEYDRNGGQVFADFIDNSGGVHASDREVNLKILLRIAEEGGLIDRAERDDIIESVSGDVVAAILYDNFLQAQILSQESAVSTRTIEQYGDLMDRLEREGILDRDIEFLPTTDEMAQRGRDGAGMARPELAVLLAYAKRHLTALLVDSDLPDDPHFEADLMAYFPPTVSERFADQIKVHPLRRELISTIVANQVLNALGSTFYSRMRTLTGDPAARIVRAFRAARAITGASERWLAIEGLAGKVDPDVYRELLQDVDRLVSIITRWYLNQPVSPTSIDDEIALSKDQFAALAKGMPTLDPPEWREPYEAMASEMIARGVPEPIALAHGFQRALRRAPDIIDLALRHGRDAMEIAGIYTQVSHEFRVDWIERKIRDLPGSTTFERLAAESLLDDLQHMRRSVVAFILDESGGSLEAHFERFPQMIPRRDRLFSWLERDGINDVSAGLIAIRRLTQIAMGR
- the paaA gene encoding 1,2-phenylacetyl-CoA epoxidase subunit PaaA, giving the protein MGSDQREAFDSTIAADDKIEPRDWMPDAYRSMLVRQIAQHAHSEVIGMQPEGNWITRAPTLLRKAILIAKVQDEAGHGLYLYSAAETLGVSRDELQEKLHSGRHKYSSIFNYPTLSWADIGAIGWLVDGAAIVNQIMLQGTSYGPYARAMVRICKEESFHARQGYSILMALAKGTDSQRAMLQDAVNRWWWPSLMMFGPHDSESTHTEQSMEWKIKRISNDDLRQIYVDQTVPQGDYLGVTFPDPELRFDEESGHWRFGEIDWDEFWAVVTGDGPMNRERIAHKNKAWEDGAWVREAASAYADKRAAASTRVA